Proteins from one Nitrosopumilus sp. genomic window:
- a CDS encoding PAC2 family protein has protein sequence MSSKDMRDEKFLIVAFPSLGLVGSFATSYLMTQLQMKDIGELEITKISPAYRISQGEIFGPVRIYNKDNIYSILEDIPLNPIAAYDLIIKSLEFAKTNNIKKIIIPRGLEVGEDFKEESISYGLAVNKNSKSLLSEYNLPLIPGATVLGVDASIISALKNSDTASIVLYTTCRMMIPDDDAIIKSIKTLAEIIKAKVEIEKFEEILEKIGKKNQKMVEETKKYFENASGTPASMPPAGIA, from the coding sequence ATGAGTTCAAAAGATATGCGGGATGAGAAATTTTTAATTGTGGCATTCCCAAGTTTGGGGTTGGTAGGATCTTTTGCGACATCTTACCTGATGACTCAATTACAGATGAAAGATATAGGAGAACTAGAAATTACAAAGATTTCTCCTGCATACAGAATTAGTCAGGGGGAAATCTTTGGACCAGTTCGAATCTACAATAAAGATAACATTTATTCCATTTTAGAAGATATTCCGTTGAATCCAATTGCAGCATATGATTTAATAATAAAATCACTAGAATTTGCTAAAACAAATAACATTAAAAAAATAATTATTCCGCGTGGATTGGAGGTGGGTGAGGACTTCAAAGAGGAGTCTATTTCATATGGTCTGGCAGTCAACAAGAATTCTAAATCACTTTTGAGCGAATATAACTTACCACTTATTCCTGGAGCAACAGTTCTAGGTGTTGATGCAAGTATTATTTCTGCATTAAAGAATTCAGATACAGCAAGTATTGTTTTGTATACTACTTGCAGAATGATGATACCTGATGACGATGCCATAATAAAATCTATTAAGACACTTGCAGAAATCATCAAGGCTAAAGTAGAAATTGAAAAATTTGAGGAAATACTTGAAAAAATAGGCAAGAAGAATCAAAAAATGGTAGAAGAAACTAAAAAATATTTTGAGAATGCATCAGGAACACCTGCATCAATGCCGCCAGCAGGAATTGCATGA
- a CDS encoding universal stress protein, with the protein MPFDGSKYSEKAFEKELEIAERFESKITAMTVIQSKTTAKF; encoded by the coding sequence ATGCCATTTGATGGTTCTAAATATTCTGAAAAAGCATTTGAAAAGGAATTGGAGATTGCAGAAAGGTTTGAATCAAAAATTACAGCAATGACCGTCATACAGTCAAAAACAACTGCTAAATTCTAA
- a CDS encoding ATP-binding protein codes for MDYVLMIGVALSGKTTYVKANFDHEEIRLYYFDNNRKKEMNYIEQCLKQGKSIVVDDTNLTLDIRKMHIDMAKKYNAKMIGIFMNTSIGLLHQRRMRRNEQFPLVAINRQLKDLETPTKDEGFDILVVKKDYEQPKNI; via the coding sequence ATGGATTATGTATTGATGATTGGTGTTGCATTAAGTGGTAAAACCACCTATGTTAAAGCAAATTTTGATCATGAAGAAATACGACTTTATTATTTTGACAACAATAGAAAAAAGGAGATGAACTACATTGAACAATGTCTTAAGCAAGGTAAGAGCATAGTTGTTGATGATACTAATCTTACACTAGATATTCGAAAAATGCATATCGATATGGCAAAAAAATACAATGCTAAAATGATTGGAATTTTTATGAATACATCTATTGGATTACTCCATCAAAGGAGGATGAGGAGAAATGAACAATTTCCATTGGTTGCAATTAATAGACAATTAAAGGATCTTGAGACCCCTACAAAGGACGAGGGATTCGACATACTTGTTGTAAAAAAAGACTATGAACAACCAAAAAATATCTAA
- the thsB gene encoding thermosome subunit beta: protein MSQVGTTPEGVPIILLKEGTRQSRGRDAQRNNIRAAKLIAEIIQTSLGPRGMDKMLVDSLGDITITNDGATILKEIEVQHPAAKMMVEVAKATDSEVGDGTTSAVVLAGALLEKAESLIDDEIHPVIIAEGYKKASKKAIEFLSEITINIESKNKEILEKIANTSMQTKLVSIEATDLAKLIVDATLKVIEEKNNSFKVNLDNIKIEKKTGGSISDSELVSGIILDKEIVHSGMPRRIENAKIALISEALEIKKTEFEAKLNISNPNQIKSFMEEENQMLKDMVNKIKSTGANVVLCQKGIDDFVQHYLSKEGMLAVRRIKESDMTKLAKATDGRIVGRVDDLNDVDLGLAENVEEKRVEEDNWVFIEGCKNPKAISILLRGGTQRVIDEADRSMHDALMVVKDVIEKPKIVYGGGAPEAFIALKLRDWSKSLSGRDQLAVEKFADAMESIPLALARNAGMNPIDTITQLRSKQSNGEKHTGVDVINGTVADFEKLKIMEPVKVKEQIIKAATETANMILRIDNIVASSSRGSAMPPSPGGMPGMDME, encoded by the coding sequence ATGTCTCAAGTTGGAACTACACCAGAGGGTGTTCCTATAATTTTGCTTAAAGAAGGAACAAGACAATCACGTGGACGTGATGCTCAAAGAAATAACATCAGAGCTGCAAAGCTTATTGCCGAGATAATCCAGACAAGTCTTGGTCCAAGAGGAATGGACAAGATGCTTGTAGACTCTCTTGGAGATATTACAATTACAAATGATGGTGCAACCATTCTGAAAGAGATCGAGGTGCAACATCCTGCTGCAAAGATGATGGTGGAGGTAGCGAAAGCTACTGACAGTGAAGTAGGAGATGGTACAACATCTGCAGTTGTTCTTGCAGGCGCTCTGCTTGAAAAAGCAGAATCATTAATTGATGATGAAATTCATCCTGTGATAATTGCCGAAGGTTACAAAAAAGCTTCAAAAAAAGCAATTGAATTTTTGTCTGAAATCACAATAAACATCGAATCAAAAAATAAAGAGATCCTTGAGAAGATTGCAAACACATCAATGCAGACAAAACTTGTATCAATTGAGGCAACTGATCTTGCTAAATTGATAGTTGATGCTACATTAAAAGTGATTGAAGAAAAAAATAATTCATTCAAAGTCAATCTGGATAACATAAAAATAGAAAAAAAGACAGGCGGCTCAATTTCTGACAGTGAATTGGTAAGTGGTATAATCCTTGACAAGGAAATCGTTCATAGTGGCATGCCACGAAGAATTGAGAATGCAAAGATTGCCCTGATAAGTGAGGCACTTGAGATTAAAAAGACCGAGTTTGAAGCAAAGTTGAACATCTCTAACCCCAATCAGATAAAGTCATTCATGGAAGAAGAAAATCAGATGCTCAAAGACATGGTAAACAAGATAAAATCAACTGGGGCCAATGTTGTCTTGTGCCAAAAGGGAATAGATGATTTCGTTCAGCATTATTTGAGTAAAGAAGGAATGCTTGCAGTCAGAAGAATCAAGGAAAGTGATATGACAAAGCTTGCCAAAGCTACTGATGGCAGAATAGTCGGAAGGGTAGATGATCTTAATGATGTAGATCTTGGTTTGGCAGAAAATGTGGAGGAAAAAAGAGTCGAAGAGGATAACTGGGTATTCATTGAAGGATGCAAGAATCCAAAGGCAATTAGCATATTGTTACGAGGTGGCACCCAAAGAGTGATAGATGAGGCAGACAGGTCTATGCATGATGCCTTGATGGTTGTAAAGGATGTAATTGAAAAACCAAAGATCGTCTATGGTGGCGGTGCTCCTGAGGCTTTCATTGCTCTAAAACTCAGAGACTGGTCAAAGTCGCTTTCTGGGAGGGATCAGCTTGCAGTTGAAAAGTTTGCAGATGCCATGGAATCTATTCCTCTTGCACTTGCAAGAAACGCTGGAATGAATCCTATTGATACTATTACACAATTGAGATCAAAACAAAGTAATGGTGAAAAACATACCGGTGTTGATGTAATTAATGGAACTGTTGCAGATTTTGAGAAACTGAAAATTATGGAACCAGTCAAGGTCAAAGAGCAAATAATAAAAGCAGCTACTGAGACTGCAAACATGATATTACGAATTGATAATATAGTTGCATCATCATCAAGAGGCTCTGCAATGCCACCATCGCCAGGGGGAATGCCTGGAATGGATATGGAATAG
- a CDS encoding Hsp20/alpha crystallin family protein: MSNENNEKERKEIVPFWRSGFGELDKVFDNFKRDFEHAFAPAFTAKPLHLFDATTTCDLVDEGDKFVVTADMPRIKKEEVNLNVGDDYIDISAEHKESDEEKKKKYIRKEHSEISIHRRLSLPQRVKSSDVKAKLNNGILTVEIPKEKPTPQPKTTKIQIE; encoded by the coding sequence ATGAGTAATGAAAACAACGAGAAAGAGAGAAAAGAGATTGTACCATTTTGGCGTTCTGGATTTGGTGAACTAGACAAAGTCTTTGACAACTTTAAGCGAGACTTTGAACATGCATTTGCTCCTGCTTTTACAGCAAAACCTCTCCATCTATTTGACGCTACAACTACATGTGATTTGGTAGATGAGGGAGACAAGTTTGTAGTTACTGCAGATATGCCTAGAATAAAGAAAGAAGAGGTCAATCTTAATGTTGGTGATGACTATATTGACATTTCAGCAGAACACAAGGAATCTGATGAAGAAAAGAAGAAAAAATACATCAGAAAAGAACATAGCGAGATATCAATTCATCGAAGGTTGTCTCTTCCTCAAAGAGTAAAGTCATCTGATGTCAAGGCCAAACTCAACAATGGAATACTCACAGTTGAGATTCCAAAGGAAAAACCAACTCCTCAACCAAAGACTACAAAGATTCAGATAGAATAA
- a CDS encoding exonuclease, which translates to MTKNGILCEINEKRVYMDPKNSDPAGINFVSHAHIDHLPSKNGGTILSSIETNEIANLRGFKMENHVDFLDDFSLIDSGHILGAKGLLFDDIFYTGDICTRDRGFLKGAKIPKCKTLITESTFGLPEFIFPKLEDTLKYVNELISELYGKGIPVILMGYQLGKAQTITQLFGHWGPLYLHDSVKDMNLLHQRLGVHLNDGLGHSEAEKKGLLDKKPWIMVAPMLSRKNKFVQEMKSKYGAVTIGFSGWAQSSRFSFGRRTDYSIPMSDHCDYNELLDMVVASDAEQVYTIHGFVKEFADDLRKIGISAQPLLENSLDDFT; encoded by the coding sequence ATGACTAAAAATGGAATTTTGTGTGAAATTAATGAAAAACGAGTCTATATGGATCCAAAAAACAGTGATCCTGCTGGAATTAATTTTGTTTCACATGCTCATATTGATCATCTTCCTTCAAAAAATGGCGGAACAATTCTGTCCTCAATTGAGACAAACGAAATAGCTAATCTACGTGGATTTAAAATGGAAAATCATGTTGATTTCCTTGATGATTTTTCATTGATTGACAGCGGCCACATTCTTGGTGCAAAAGGACTTTTATTTGATGATATTTTTTACACTGGTGATATCTGCACTAGAGATCGTGGGTTTCTCAAAGGTGCAAAAATCCCAAAATGCAAAACTCTCATTACTGAATCTACGTTTGGTTTACCTGAATTTATTTTCCCTAAACTTGAAGATACTTTAAAGTACGTAAATGAGTTAATTTCTGAACTCTATGGTAAGGGCATTCCTGTAATCTTGATGGGATATCAATTAGGAAAAGCACAAACAATTACTCAGTTGTTTGGGCATTGGGGACCTCTCTATCTCCATGATTCTGTAAAAGATATGAATTTACTTCATCAGAGATTGGGAGTGCATCTAAATGATGGCCTTGGACATTCTGAAGCTGAGAAAAAGGGGCTACTTGATAAAAAGCCATGGATAATGGTCGCACCAATGCTATCTAGGAAAAATAAATTTGTTCAAGAAATGAAATCAAAATACGGTGCTGTAACAATTGGATTCAGTGGTTGGGCACAATCATCAAGATTTTCTTTTGGAAGAAGAACTGATTATTCAATTCCAATGAGTGATCATTGTGATTATAATGAACTTTTAGATATGGTTGTAGCTTCTGATGCAGAACAAGTATACACTATACATGGTTTTGTCAAAGAGTTTGCAGACGATTTAAGAAAAATAGGAATTAGTGCTCAACCCTTGCTTGAAAATTCTTTAGATGATTTTACTTAG
- a CDS encoding ACT domain-containing protein translates to MSIPEIVKEIITRNRSIYDCMKMDLINFTALAVKIQPEIERILGNSVNLNTIVVAIKRYADSFETKQEVKEESVLKNARLALTDGIVDIKFSIKDSEEMDPTTILNQFSKITDNYEFFRVSDSFRFLTEDIDEIRQMFEHHPNRENIFSTGLAKIKITIPQNQNRSDIVSYVAEVLHAEGIELLNAYFSQDSIIIVLDEMNASKAYDILRSEITRVR, encoded by the coding sequence ATGTCAATACCAGAAATCGTAAAGGAGATCATTACAAGAAATCGATCAATTTATGATTGTATGAAAATGGATTTGATAAATTTCACAGCATTAGCAGTAAAGATTCAACCAGAAATAGAACGAATCTTGGGAAATTCTGTTAACCTAAACACAATAGTTGTAGCAATCAAAAGATATGCCGATTCGTTTGAGACCAAACAAGAAGTAAAAGAAGAATCTGTTTTAAAAAATGCCAGATTAGCGTTGACTGATGGGATTGTAGATATAAAATTTTCAATAAAAGATTCTGAGGAAATGGATCCTACAACAATTTTAAACCAATTTTCCAAGATTACAGACAATTACGAATTCTTCAGAGTGTCTGATTCATTTAGATTTCTCACCGAAGATATAGATGAGATTCGTCAGATGTTTGAGCATCATCCAAACAGAGAAAATATATTTAGTACCGGACTTGCAAAGATCAAAATTACTATTCCACAAAATCAGAATCGTTCAGATATTGTATCTTATGTGGCAGAAGTCTTACATGCAGAAGGGATTGAGCTTCTTAATGCATATTTTAGTCAAGACAGTATAATAATAGTACTTGATGAGATGAATGCATCAAAAGCATATGACATTTTGCGTTCAGAAATTACCAGAGTACGTTAG